The sequence below is a genomic window from Arthrobacter sp. U41.
CGAAGAGAACGAGAGGTCTGGCCGCCACGGCAGCCCTGGGGTTCCCCCTGCCGGCGGACCCGCCGAACGGTCCGCGCCTGCTGTCCCGCCTGCTGTTCCGTCAGTTGAACGGCCCGCAGTGCCCCCGAAACCGTCGACGCCGCCAACCTCCGCGACGCCCGTTGTGCCGTCAGCGGCGCCGGTTGCACCGTTGGCTGCCCCCATCACTCCGCCGCCTGTCCGCCCGCCCGCGCCGCCGGTCAACCCGGTCAACCGGCCCGCCGCCGGCCAGCCCGGCCCACGCCAGCCCGGCCCACGCCAGCCCGGCCCGCGCCAGCGCCGCGTCGCCGAGGGCGCCCAGGCCGCCACGGGGGCCGCCGGCGCCGCTCTGGCGGGAGCCGGCAAGGCCGCTTCGGAAAAGGCCTCGCAGCTGGGCGGCCTGGTACGCCGCCAGAGTGCCGCGAGAATCGGCGGCGCGGTTGCCGCCGTCGTGGTTATGGGTCTGCTGATCTGGCTGACCTCGCTGGGCGGCAGCACCAACCAGCCTGCCGCGGACGCCTCCCCGGCGGCCGCCGCCACGACGCCGTCCGCCCCTGCGGGCCGCGGGCCGCTTCCGCTGGAAGGGGTCGGCCCGCTGGATTTCCAGCTCGGCGACTGTTTCAAGGATTTCGACCCGGAGGCGCCGCAGTCCACCATCGTGGATTGCGCCGAGGGGCACTCGGCGCAGCTGATCGCCGTCGAACACTACGCGACAGCCGACTCCTACCCGGGCCTGTCGGCTCTGAAGGACAAAGGCCGCGAGACCTGCCGCAACGCGCAGCTGACCGCCGCCGCCACAACCTACGACCTGAAGCAGCGCAACGCCTACCCGAGCTCCACGAGCTGGGACAACGGCGACCGCCGCGTGGACTGCTACGTCACCGCGGATACCGGGAACATCATCACGGAGTCCCTGGTTCCCTAGGGAATTCGCGCGGGCCCTCAGGGACGCGGGCACTCAGGGGCCAGCGCCAAAAACTGCCAGCCGGACCAAAGTCAGGCTGGCAGCTCCGTTTGAGGCCGCGGGTCCTTACCCCTTGCGGCTGACGGACAGCCCGCTGCCGGTGGAGGCGCCGCCGTCGGGCCGGTCCGACCCTTCGGCCCCGCCCACGGTGAGCTCCGTGAGGTCCGGGGCGGTGTCCACGAGCACGGTGTCGCCATCGGTAATCGTCCCGGCCAGGATGGCCTTGGCCAGCCGGTCGCCGATTTCACGCTGCACCAGCCGGCGCAGCGGCCGGGCGCCGTAGGCGGGGTCGAAGCCGGTCACCGCGAGCCAGGCGCGGGCGCCCTCGGTCACTTCCAGGTTGAGCCGGCGGCCCTTGAGGCGTTCGCCCAGTTCCTTGACCTGCAGCTCGACGATCCGGGACAGCTCCTCGACGTTCAGCGGGTCGAACAGCACCACCTCATCGAGCCGGTTCAGGAACTCGGGCTTGAAGGAGGCGTGCACGGTGGCCATCACGGCCTCGCGCTTGGCGGCCGCATCCAGGGCCGGGTCCACCAGGAACTGGCTGCCCAGGTTGGAGGTCAGCACCAGGATCACGTTGCGGAAGTCCACGGTGCGGCCCTGGCCGTCGGTGAGGCGGCCGTCGTCGAGCACCTGCAGGAGGATGTCAAACACCTCGGGGTGGGCCTTTTCCACCTCATCCAGCAGCAGCACGGAGTACGGTCGGCGGCGGACGGCCTCGGTGAGCTGGCCGCCCTCCTCGTAGCCCACATAGCCGGGGGGCGCCCCGACGAGTCGGGCCACGGAGTGCTTTTCCGAATATTCGGACATGTCGATCCGCACCATGGCGCGTTCGTCGTCGAACAGGAAGTCGGCCAGCGCCTTCGCCAGCTCGGTCTTGCCGACGCCGGTGGGGCCGAGGAACAGGAACGAACCGGTGGGCCGGTTGGGGTCGCTGATCCCGGCACGGGCGCGGCGGACGGCGTCGGAGACCGCGGTGACAGCCTTGGCCTGGCCGATCAGCCGCTCGCCGATCACGTGTTCCATCTCCAGCAGCTTCTGGCTTTCGCCCTGCAGCATGCGGCCGGCGGGGATGCCGGTCCAGGCGGAAATCACCTCGGCGATGTCGTCCGCGGTGACCTCGTCCGCGACCATAAGGTCCTGCTTGGCACCGCCGCCGGCCACCCGGGCCGATTCCGCTTCGGCGGCTTCGTTGAGTTCCCGCTCCAGGGCGGGAAGTTCGCCGTACAGGATCCGTGAGGCCGCTTCGAGGTCGCCTTCACGCTGGTATTTCTCGGCGGCGGAGCGCAGTTCGTCGATCCGGGCTTTGAGGTCACCGACGCGGTTCAGGCCGGCTTTCTCGGCTTCCCAGCGGGCGTTCAGCGCGGAGAGCTCTTCCTTCTTGTCCGCCATGTCCGCCCGGATCGCGGCGAGCCGTTCCACCGAGGCGGGGTCGGTTTCGTTGGCCAGGGCGAGTTCCTCCATGGTGAGGCGGTCCACCTGGCGGCGCAGCTGGTCAATCTCCTCCGGGGCGGAATCGATCTCCATCCGCAGCCGGGAGGCGGCCTCGTCGACGAGGTCGATCGCTTTGTCCGGCAGCTGCCGGCCCGAGATGTAGCGGTTCGAGAGCGTGGCCGCGGCTACGAGGGCGGAGTCGGAGATGGCGACCTTGTGGTGCGCCTCGTAGCGTTCCTTGAGGCCGCGCAGGATGCCGATGGTGTCCTCCACGCTTGGCTCCCCGACGAAGACCTGCTGGAAGCGGCGTTCCAGTGCGGGGTCCTTTTCGATGTTCTCGCGGTATTCGTCCAGGGTGGTGGCGCCGATCAGCCGGAGCTCGCCGCGGGCCAGCATGGGCTCGAGCATATTGCCCGCGTCCATGGAGCTGTCCCCGGACGCGCCGGCCCCCACCACGGTGTGGATCTCGTCGATGAAGGTGACGATCTGGCCCTCGGAGCCCTTGATCTCCTCCAGGACGGCCTTGAGCCGTTCCTCGAATTCGCCGCGGTATTTGGCGCCGGCCACCATGGAGGCGAGGTCCAGGGCGATCAGGGTCTTGCCGCGCAGGCTCTCGGGGACGTCGCCGGCGACGATGCGCTGGGCCAGGCCTTCGACGACGGCGGTCTTGCCGACGCCGGGTTCGCCGATGATGACGGGGTTGTTCTTGGTCCGGCGGCTCAGCACCTGGATGATGCGGCGGATCTCGGCGTCGCGGCCGATCACCGGGTCCAGCTTGCCGGAGCGGGCAATCGCGGTGAGGTCGGTGCCGTACTTCTCCAGCGCCTGGAAGGTGTTTTCGGGGTCGGCGGTGTCCACCTTGCGGTCGCCGCGAACCCCCGGCAGGGCGGCGAGCAGCGCCTCGTGGGAGGCGCCGGCGTCGCGCATCAGCTTGCCGACGGCGTCACTTCCGGACGCGAGCCCCAGCAGCAGGTGCTCGGTGGAGACGAAGGTGTCGCCGAGCCGCTCGGCCTCGTTCTGGGCGTTCTTGATGGCCTGCAGGGCGGTGCGGGACAGCTGCGGCTGCTGCACCGAGGTGCCGGAGGTGGACGGCAGGGCCTTGATGGCAGTACTGGCCTGGACGCTGACGGAATCGGGATCCGTGCCGGTGGCGCGGAGGAGCGCCACGGCCACACCCTCGCGCTGGTCCATGAGCGCCTTGAGCAGGTGGGCGGGTTCGAGCTGGGGATTTCCCGCCGTCGAGGCGTTCATGGCGGCTGCCGCAAGAGCCTCCTGGCTCTTGGTGGTGAATTTGGCGTCCAAAGAGAGCTCCTTCCGGGAACATGCTGATATTAAAGTTGAGTCTACTCCGCTCAACTCTGCATTGGGTCCCTTTGGCTCCATGTTTGCCGACAGCGAAAGGACTGTCTAGGGCCAGAGTCCCCCGCCGGGCACCTGGCCACCTCCGCGGGACATGCCCTCCGCGCGCGCTGAGCGCTGGACATAGTCCCAACCTGCCCACCGGCCAGGTCCAGGACTGGACATGTCCCGCGGCCAGGTTGCCAGCCCTGGAACGCGCCTCGAGGAATTTCACCGCGCGAACAGGACATGCCCACCGGCCAGGTCCAGGACTGGACATGTCCCGCTCCGCTAACCCGGGTCCGGGACTGGGCGTGTCCCGTTAAAGCCATTCGACGGTCGGCTCCCCCAAGGAGCCGACCGTCGAATAATGGGGCCGGTCCGATGTCGGCGGACCAGTCCGTAGAGCGGTCGGGGGAACCGCTCCTGCAGGGAATTTCGCTGTTCATCCATCTTGTCACACACATGACAAGTCTGTCACGCGTGTCAACGAAGTTTCCGGTGGGTAGGCTTTGGATCATGGATGAGACCGCGGCAGCACAGCACCACACCACCCGATCCGTTTTCCTGGACAAGCAGCACCCGGCCGCCTGGCGCGCCCTGAACGGACTGGGCCTGAAAGCCAAGGAGGCCGCTGATGAGGCCGGCCTGGACCGGACCCTGATCGAGCTGCTGAATGTCCGCATCTCGCAGATCAACGGCTGCGCCTTTTGCCTGGATCTGCACGTCGGCGACGCCGTGAAGAACGGCGAGTCCGCCCAGCGGCTTGCAGTCCTCCCGGCCTGGCGCGATACGGACCTCTTCAGCGAGAAGGAACGCGCCGCCCTGACCCTGGCCGAGGCCATCACCAACATTTCGGACGCCGGCGCCCGGGAACACGAGGGTGCCGCCGCCAGGAAACACCTCACGGACGAGGAGTTCTCCGCCATCAGCTGGCTGGTGATCACCATGAACGCCTTCAACCGGGTTTCGATCGTCAGCCAGCACCCGGTCCGCAAAGACCGCGGCTAGCCGGACCCGGGACGCGGCTTCGCTTTCACGCTGCGCATTCCCGTCGTGAAGACGTCACGCCGATTGGATCTGTGACGCCGCTACGCCGGGTAGATCGACACCGCCGCCGCCTTGACCACGAAATAGACCGCGAGACCTGGAGCCAGCCCGAGGTCCGCCGAGGCAGCGGGGGTTACGTCCGCGGACAGCTCGCCGGCGCGGACCCGGATCTGGTCCCCGTGCGGCTCCAGGTCCGTGACCGTGACACGAAACGAGTTCCGCGGGCTGCCGTGTGCCTCGCTCAGGAAAACCGACACGGCCGACGGCGGGAATGCCGCCACGCCCGCCTGCCCGGCGGCGAGCGGAGCGTCGTGCTGGCCGGCAAACTCGAGGCCCCCGGGGGTCCGGATCCCGGCGGACGTCACGGTCCCCGGCACCAGGTTCAGCCCGGCCAGCCCCGCGGCGAAGCGGCTGCGCGGCCGCCGGAGGACCTCACGGGTGGGGCCCTCCTCGGTGATCCGGCCCTCCTCCATCACGATCACCCGGTCCGCGAGCATGTAGGCGTCCAGCACGTCGTGGGTGACGATAATGGCACTCCGGCCGCTCAGAACCCGCCTGAGCAGCCGCCGCAGCAGCGGAGCGGCGTGGATGTCCAGGGCGGACAGCGGCTCATCCAGCAGCAGCACCTCCGGGTTCGCGGCCAGCGCCCGGGCCACAGCCACGCGCTGCGCCTGCCCTCCGGACAGCTCCCCCGGCCGCCGGGCGGCGAGTTCCGAAGCGTCGACCTCGGCAAGCCAGTGCCGGGCAGCCTCCCGGGCCTCCCGTTTGGGCACCCCGCTGCTCCGGGGTCCAAAGGCCACGTTTTCAAGTGCGCTCAGGTGCGGAAAAAGCAGCGGATCCTGGGCCAGCAGGGCGGTTCCGCGGCGGTGCGGCGCGGTCCAGGCAGGCGCTCCCGCGCCCCGGTCGAACAGGACCCGGCCGTTCACCTCGGCCCGGCCGGTGTCCGGACGGAGCAGCCCGGCGATCACGGACAGCAGCGTGGATTTCCCCGCCCCGTTCGGCCCGAGCACCGCGACCGTCTCGCCGGGCGCCAGGCTGAGCGAGACCTCAAAGCGGCGGGCGGCCAGGGCGGCGTCGAAGGTGAAGGTCATGGCGCCACCCGCCCGGGGGTGCCCGCACTTCGGGCCGTTCTGCCGCCCGGGCCCGCCGGTGCGGGACCCCGGTAGGAGAGCCCGACGACGATGACCGCCACCGCGACCAGCAGCAGGGACAGCGCGACGGCGGCGTCGGCGTCGGTCTCGCGCTGCAGGTAGATTTCCAGCGGCAGGGTGCGG
It includes:
- a CDS encoding sulfate/molybdate ABC transporter ATP-binding protein, whose protein sequence is MTFTFDAALAARRFEVSLSLAPGETVAVLGPNGAGKSTLLSVIAGLLRPDTGRAEVNGRVLFDRGAGAPAWTAPHRRGTALLAQDPLLFPHLSALENVAFGPRSSGVPKREAREAARHWLAEVDASELAARRPGELSGGQAQRVAVARALAANPEVLLLDEPLSALDIHAAPLLRRLLRRVLSGRSAIIVTHDVLDAYMLADRVIVMEEGRITEEGPTREVLRRPRSRFAAGLAGLNLVPGTVTSAGIRTPGGLEFAGQHDAPLAAGQAGVAAFPPSAVSVFLSEAHGSPRNSFRVTVTDLEPHGDQIRVRAGELSADVTPAASADLGLAPGLAVYFVVKAAAVSIYPA
- a CDS encoding septum formation family protein; its protein translation is MAAPITPPPVRPPAPPVNPVNRPAAGQPGPRQPGPRQPGPRQRRVAEGAQAATGAAGAALAGAGKAASEKASQLGGLVRRQSAARIGGAVAAVVVMGLLIWLTSLGGSTNQPAADASPAAAATTPSAPAGRGPLPLEGVGPLDFQLGDCFKDFDPEAPQSTIVDCAEGHSAQLIAVEHYATADSYPGLSALKDKGRETCRNAQLTAAATTYDLKQRNAYPSSTSWDNGDRRVDCYVTADTGNIITESLVP
- the clpB gene encoding ATP-dependent chaperone ClpB; protein product: MDAKFTTKSQEALAAAAMNASTAGNPQLEPAHLLKALMDQREGVAVALLRATGTDPDSVSVQASTAIKALPSTSGTSVQQPQLSRTALQAIKNAQNEAERLGDTFVSTEHLLLGLASGSDAVGKLMRDAGASHEALLAALPGVRGDRKVDTADPENTFQALEKYGTDLTAIARSGKLDPVIGRDAEIRRIIQVLSRRTKNNPVIIGEPGVGKTAVVEGLAQRIVAGDVPESLRGKTLIALDLASMVAGAKYRGEFEERLKAVLEEIKGSEGQIVTFIDEIHTVVGAGASGDSSMDAGNMLEPMLARGELRLIGATTLDEYRENIEKDPALERRFQQVFVGEPSVEDTIGILRGLKERYEAHHKVAISDSALVAAATLSNRYISGRQLPDKAIDLVDEAASRLRMEIDSAPEEIDQLRRQVDRLTMEELALANETDPASVERLAAIRADMADKKEELSALNARWEAEKAGLNRVGDLKARIDELRSAAEKYQREGDLEAASRILYGELPALERELNEAAEAESARVAGGGAKQDLMVADEVTADDIAEVISAWTGIPAGRMLQGESQKLLEMEHVIGERLIGQAKAVTAVSDAVRRARAGISDPNRPTGSFLFLGPTGVGKTELAKALADFLFDDERAMVRIDMSEYSEKHSVARLVGAPPGYVGYEEGGQLTEAVRRRPYSVLLLDEVEKAHPEVFDILLQVLDDGRLTDGQGRTVDFRNVILVLTSNLGSQFLVDPALDAAAKREAVMATVHASFKPEFLNRLDEVVLFDPLNVEELSRIVELQVKELGERLKGRRLNLEVTEGARAWLAVTGFDPAYGARPLRRLVQREIGDRLAKAILAGTITDGDTVLVDTAPDLTELTVGGAEGSDRPDGGASTGSGLSVSRKG
- a CDS encoding carboxymuconolactone decarboxylase family protein — protein: MDETAAAQHHTTRSVFLDKQHPAAWRALNGLGLKAKEAADEAGLDRTLIELLNVRISQINGCAFCLDLHVGDAVKNGESAQRLAVLPAWRDTDLFSEKERAALTLAEAITNISDAGAREHEGAAARKHLTDEEFSAISWLVITMNAFNRVSIVSQHPVRKDRG